The genomic segment ACCTTGCCCTGCCGGTCACGGAGGAGCTTCGCCGCTTCAATGGCGAGGTCGTCGGACCGGGACAGCATCACGCGCTCGAGGACCGCTTCGCCCTTTTTGGCGGAGGTGCCGTCCGTGAGCAGTTCGAGCCCCTTCACACCGAGATCGGTGTACCCCGCTTCGAGGGCTTCCGCGCCGAGCTGGGCTTTGTCCATTCCGAGGGCGTGCAGGTGCTCGAACGCTTGCGTGCGGACGGGCTGGTTCGGGTCGCCCATCGCCTGCGCCAGCACCGGTTGCGCGGACCGGCTGTACACGGCGTCCTTCGAAGCAATGGCGAAGATGCGCGCCAGGGCCGTTTGCCGCACCCGGGCGATCGGCTGCCCGCCCCCGCTGGCGCCCTGTTCGCGGACCAGGCCGACGTAGCCGCCGAACGCGAGTTCGCGGAGCTGCTCCGCCGAGAGCTTCGACGCGACCGGCACGCCGGCCCGTTTCGCCGCGTCGGCCGCGGCCCGGATGTCGTGCGCGAACCGCGCCGCGTGGACGCCCCACTCCGCGTTCCACTCGGCCTGTTCCTTGTTGTCGAAGAAGCGGAGCAACAGAGCGGTTTTGGCCTTCAACTGCGGGGCGGCGAACGCGAGCAGGTTGGCGAGGTCGTCCACCACCTCGGGCGCGACCTTCCACGGCGCGTCGTCGCCCCGGTCGTTCACCTCCTTGATGACGAACGCGCGGAACGACGCTGGGTCCGCGAACGCTTCGAGCGCCTGCGCGCCGGTGAGGCGGAACCGCGCGCCCTTTGCGGAGACGCACTCGATGCACTTCTCCGGCTGGCCGTCGGTGTCCTTCAGTTCGAGGAGCAGCGTCGCGAGTAGCGCGCGGTCGCGGAGCTTTTCGTCCGCGCTGTCGAGGTAGACGGTGCCCTGCACACCGGCCGCGGCGCCGAGTGCGACGGTCGCGGTGAACTGTTCCGTCGGCGTGACGATCTGGGCCGCCGCGTCCGAGCGCAAGAACGGCGCGACGGTGGCGTCGCCGAGGTACGCGAGCCCGAGGGCGGCCCGGACCTTCACTTCGGGGTCGGAGTGCCGCAGCGCCGACCGGAGGGCGTCCGTCGTTTCGGCCTTCGAGACCCAAATCAGGGCGTGCGCGGCGGCCTTGCGGAGCTTCGCGTGCGGGCTGTCGAGGAGGGGGACCACGGTGCCGAGCGCCCGCGGGTCGCCGAGTTCACCGAGCCCGCGGAGCGCGAGGTCCGCGACTTCGAGCCAGTCGCCGACGCGCTCCTTCAACGGCGGTTCGGGCGCGGCGGCGAGGGCCGTCAGGACCGGATACGCGGTCGCGTCGCCGTGCCTGGCGAGCGCCGCCGCGGCGCGCACGCGGATGTCGGCACGGGCGCTCTCCAGCGCCTTCGCGAGCGGCGCCTGGGCGTCGTCGCCCACGAGGGCGGTGACCGCGAGCAGCCGCACGTCGCGGTCGGGGTCGTCGATGGCCCGCAGGAGCACCTGTTGCGCGGCCTTCGAGTGCTTCTTGATGAGCCCCTCAACGGCCAACTTGCGGGCGTCCGGGTACCGGGACGCGAGGGCCGTTTCCAGAACGGCGATGTCCTTATTCTTCTTGGTGGCGTACTCGATCGCCTCTTTGCGTAACGCGGCGTCGGCGTCGTTGAAGAACTCGTACAGGAGCGGCGCCGCCCATTCTTCCTTCTCTTGCGCGGTGACCTCTGTGAGCGCCTCGCGGCGTACGTCCGGGTGGATCGACTGGAGCGTGAAGCGGAGCGTGTTCGCCCCGCCGCCGGCGATCTTCAGGTTGAGCGCGGACTTGAACGCCTCGCCGCGCACGCCCCGCGCGCCGTCGTTGAGTGCGCGAACGAGCAGGTCCCAGCCCGGCTCGCCGGCCGCGGTCGGTTTCTTCTTCTTGATGGTCTGAATGAGCGTTTCGAGCCCGCGGCGCCGAACGTCCTCGTCCGCGGCGGTGAGCCCGGACTCGGCGACCGAGAGCGGCGTCTTGTCGAAGATCTTGACGAGCGCGGTGTACGCCGCGTCGCGGACCGAGGCCTCCTTGTCGAACAGGAGCGACCGGAGGCGGTTCACGGCCCGTTCGTCGTCGAGGGCCGCGAGCGCGCGGCACACGTCCACGCGGGCGTTCACTTCCTCTTCGCGACTCAGTTGCAGCAACAGGCCGAACGCGCGCGGGTCGCCCAGCACCGCGAGTCCGCGGGCGCCGCGGAGGCAGGTGTCGAGCGCGCGGCTCGCGGTCGCTTGCAGCAGCGTGTCGTAGTCGTCCGGCGTGAGCTGGCTCTTGGCGTCGGGCGGCACCGTGGGGGCGGCCTTTTCGCTCTTCTCTTTCTTGTCGGTCGAACTCCCGGCTTCGATCTCGTTCAACTGCCGGTGCAACTCGGGGTCACTGGCGCGCAGCACCGTTGCGAGATGTCCTTTCGAGAGGACCGAGAGCAGGAACGCCACCTTCCGGACCCCGGCGTCAGCGTCTTCGAGGCGGCGGCGGATGGCCGATTGCACCGCGGTCTCGTCGAGCAACCGCCGCTCGTAGGTGAGCGTGAGAGCGGCGACCCGGATGTCGCCGTACTTGGAAGAGAGAGCGGTGAGGCTCGCGGTGGGCACCTTGGTGCCGTAGACGGTTTCGAGTGCGGCGAGCGCGGCCCTTCGCACGTCCCAGGTGGTCGCGTCGAGGGCGTCCACGAGCCGCGTGAGCGCCTGGTCGTCGGCCTTCGCCAGCGGTTCGAGCGCCCGCACCGCCAGCACACCGACATCGGCGTGTCCGGTCTTTAGGGCGAGGTCGATCGGACCGAGGTCCGGTTTCAGCGGGCGGAACAGCCCTTTGAACGCGATCTCGCGGACCTTGGCATCGTTGTGCCCGATGGCCCGTTCCAGAATCTTCCCGACCCGCGGGTTGAAGCTGACGGCGAGCAGTTGCGCAGCCAACAGCCGGAGCTGGTGGTCCGGGTCGCGGTTGATCTGTTCACCGAGGATCTCGATCGATGCGGCGTCGTTCCACTCGGCGAGCACCTTGAGCGCCTTTTCGCGGCGCTTCGGCTCGTACTTCTGCGCGAGTTCGTTCCGGACCCAGTCGGCGGCGCCGGTCACTTTCGCCGTGACGGGATCGTCGGGGAACTTGCCGTCGGCTTCGAGCTTGATGAGACGGATGCTGTTGTCGTCGCACGCGACCGCGACGTGCGGCTGGTTGTACACCGTCACCACGCCGAGCGCGACGACGTGGCCCACCACGTCCTTGAGCGTGCTCGGCTTCACCGCGCCAGGGCGCGGCCAGTTCTTGAGGGTGCAGTCCCGGCTCCCGGTCACGAACCGGTCGCCGGGGACGAACACGAGAGCGGTGAGAACGTCCTCGTGCGTGTTGGTGCGGCCCTTGTCCTCGGGTTCGAGGCTGCCGCGGGCGAACGTGGTGAGCAGCTTGTTATCCGCGCCCGCCGAGAAGAACCGCAGCTCCTCCGGTTCGAACTGCACGACCGTGACCGCGCCGTCGTGGAGCTTGGCGGCCTCGCTCAACTCGAACTCGTCCTTGTCCTGGCCGTCGAACACGGCGACGGTGCCCTTGACCGTGCCCGCCGCGAGCCAGGAGCCGCTCTTATCGGCGCTCAGGCACGTTCCGGTGTCGGGCAGTTCGAGCGTCTGAAGGAGCGCGCCGTCCTTGTCGGACACAACGTCGATTTGCTTGCCGTGCAGGACCGCGAGCCGTTTTTTCGCAATCGGAACGATGGCAACAATCTCGCCGGCGAACGGCCCGGCGAGCTTCTTCGGGGCCTTCTTCCCGCACTCGTGGACGCACTTGTCGGTGCCGCCGACGTAGACCGTGCTGCCGTCGGCCGCGATCGCCGTACCGCCGCACTTCAGGTCGTGATGTTGGAGGCTCAGTTTGTCCACATCGAGCCAATAGAGGCCGGTCGGCGCCCCCTCCGGGTGGACGGTGACGAACGCGAGCGACCCGCCGACGCCGACGACCGCTTTAATGTCGCCGCGGTACATCTGTGACTTGCCCGGCCCGGCCTCGCCGAGCGTTTTGGGTGCTTCGGGGGCCGCGGCTTCCTTTTCCCCGCTCTCTTCGGGTTCGTCGCCATCTTCGTCGTCTTCGTCGTCGCCACCATCGCTTTCGTGTAGCGCCATGACCTGCTGATCGAGTAGCTCCACGAGCGCGACGAAGTTCCGGAACGCCGCGGGGATCGAACCGGTGGGCAGCGGGGCGGCGGGACCGGTCGCCGTAACCGCTTCGCCCTCGGCCGCGCCGATCGCCGCGAGTTCGTCGCTCAGGTCCCCGTACATCTCGTCCGGGAACTGGTACAGCATGTTGTCGAGCGTCTCGAACGTGTCGTCATAGCCGTCGTCGGGAATTTGGTCTTTCACGCGGGCGTACGCCCGCAGAAACGCGAGCAGCGCGCGGTACCGGTCGCGGAGCGGGTCCCATTTCGCGGAGGCCATGTTACGCGCCCCCCTTCTTCAGTTCGGGGTACTTGTGCCGGATGCGGGTGACCGCCACGAGGCAGGCGGCGCGTTCGCTCGTCCCGCGGGACATCAGGAACTCGTCGAGCAGCGGGAGGATGCCCCGCCCGAACGCTTTTTCTTCGAGACCGAGGTCGCGCATGACTTCGATCAGGTCGAGCTTGGCCCGGCGGGCGGGCAGCGGCTTCACGCTCACCACCTTGTCGGGTTTCGCGGCCTCGGGGTCGTTCGGGTCGGTGTCCTCCACGGCGTCGCGCGACTTCTCCGGGCGGCCCGGGGGGATCTCGAACAGGATGCGCCGCAGGAACTCGCTGAGGGTCGGTTTCTCCGCGGGCCACGTTTCCGGCTTGTGCGGGACGCCCTCTCCGCGGTTGGCCGCGGCCTTCTCCGCGTCCTTCTTGGCCTTCGCGCCGACGGTGGGCTTGGGCGGCAGCGGCGGCTTCCAGTCGGGCGTCAGCCCGCGGTCGCGGTAGACCGTCCACAGTGCCCGGATCACGAACGCCCGGACCTTCCGGTCCGGGCTCTCCGCGAGGCGGAAGAGTTCCTCCGGCACGCGGAGCTTCGGTAGCCTGCGGATCAGTTCCATCCCCAGCGCCCGCGTCTCCTCGTCGTTGGACTCGCAGAAGCGGTAGACGGCGCTCGCTTCGAGCTTGCCCGGATCGAGGCGGAACGGCCGGTTCGGCGGCGTGTCCTCGGCGAGGAGCGATTTCGCCACGAACCGGCGCACGTCCATGAACGGGATGTCGGCCATCGCGACGAGGTGATCGACGCCGGGGTTCCAGCGCGCGAACTCCCAGCTCGCCAGCTCCAGTGCGAACTCGCGGAGCGGCTTGCGGCTCTCGCTGAACAGCGGGTACACGCGGTCCAGCGTGAGGAACGAGGCCGGGACCTCGGCGCCGGGATCGACCGGTTTGTCGGTGAGCTTCTGGGCGATGTTCGGGTGGTGGCGCCGGACGTATTCGCGGGCGAACCGGCCCACGGGCGCGTCCGCCGGGCCGGGCGCGATTATGAGCCGCCACAGCCGCTCGCAGCCCGAGGTGGCGGCGTCTACTGCGACGGTTCGCTGCTCGCCGGCGAGCATCTGGAGGAACATCGTCTCCGAAATGATCCGGATGTTCGCGCCCTTCTCGTTCAGCTCCTCGGCCTTGAGGTACTTCGCGCCTTTTTGCCCCTGGCCCAGGAAGGCCGAGCCGGAGTCACCGACCACGAGGTAGTGCAGCTTGGGCGACACGTTCGCCGCCACGGTGCCGTTGGCGGCCTTCACCTGCGCTTCCGCGTCCTTCACGGTGATGTTCGCCGGCGTCCCTGTGAAGCAAAAGCTCGCCTTCCCGAGATCGACGGGGCCTCGGGCCGTTGATGCAGCAGTAGCGGCCGTCGCGGCAACGCCGTCCTTTGCGAAGTCAGCGGGGAGGAACGTGCGGATGAGCCGGTCGCTGGCGAAGTCGTGGTACAGCGGCTCGCTACGGGCGACGAGCCGCATGAGCCAGTCGAACCCGAGTTCGGTCGTGGTAAACTTCCGCACGTCCTGGAACCAGCGCAGCACGGTCGCGGCGCGGGTCTCGTCGAAGCTCAGTTCCTTCGCCCACTGGCCGTTCTTGGCCCGGAATTCCGTTAGCCAGGGGGCCTCGTCCCAATCGGGCTGGAACGCGAGCAGTTTCAAAAAGTCCATGCCGAGCGCCTGGGCCTTCTTGAGCTTGCCCTGGTGTACCCAGTTCGTCACGTACCCCGCCGTCGGCGGGAACAGGGCCAGCCAGCGCAGCAGCTCGCGGTCGAGGGCGTCGAGTTCGAAGTGCTTCGCGAGTTCGGTCGCGGCGTAGTTCACGATCCGGTTGGTCTTGTAGCCCTCCGGGTCCACTTTCTGGAGCAGCGAGACGAAGAACGCCGGACCGAGATCTTTGAGGGCGTGGACCTTCGGCAGCAATTTGGTCGCGAACTCGAAGGCCGGCTCACTGTCGGACAGCATCCGCCCCTGGAACCACTCGGGCGTGAGTTCTTTCGCCCCGAAGTGCTTCGTGATCGCGTCCGCGGCGAACTTGTGGCCGTGCTGCGTTTCGAGGAGCTGCCCCCAGGCGTCGAGCCCGACGCCGGTGCGCGGGTCCTTCTCGCCGAGCAGGTCGCGCGCGAGCTTGCGGACCTCGTCGTTGTCGTTGTTCGCGAGCCGGACGAGTTCGCGGACGGGCAGGTCGCGGGCGTGCGTGCGCGCGTAGTTCGCGGCGTACTTCCGGGCCTCGGCGGAGGGCGAATCGAACAGCTTCAGCACCGCGTCGTGCAGGCCGAGCGTGCGGAACGCGGACTGCTCGAATTTCGGGACGTTCTGGAGCAGCCACACCACGAAGTCGTCGATCGCGCGGCTCTGCACGCCGACGAGCCGGACCACCCAGGCCGGGTCCGTGTCGCGGAGGATCTGGCGGAAGTCGGTCTTCAGCGCGCTCGTAGCGTAGTCGCGGACGGTGTCGGACTTGGCGCGTTCGAGGAGCGAGAACAGCGGCCGGTGGCTGCGCTTCCACAGGTCGCCGTAGGCGCGCTTCTTGAGGTCGGCGGGGTCTTGCTTGTCGCCGTACCCGAAGTGGAAGTTTGCCCGCCCGTACTTCTTCGTTTCGTGGAAGAAGATGTGGTTGAACACCCACGACCGGTGCGAGTGGAAGTTGTCCGTGTAGTTGACGAGGAAATCGCAGGCCGCATCGGGGTAGGTCGCAGGGAGGTGCAGCCCGACCCGACGCAGGTACCGCCACGCGCGGCGCACGAGATAGGCGATGGTGGCGCCGCTCACCTGTCGGCCGGGAGCGCTGCCGGCGTGGGCCATATCGAGGCGCGCCGAGATCGCCCCGTAGATCTCGGTGTCGTTCTTCGCCTCCGCTTCCTTGAAGATCTTCTTGATTGCTTTCCAGGGGCCGTACACGAGCGGCACCCGCGCGATGATCCGCAGCAGGTAATCGCGGGCGAGCGCGTCGTTCGACTGCCAGAGGGTGGAGATGACCTCGTGGACCTTCAACTTGTCCGCGAGCGGCACCTCGGCGTCGGGCGCCTCGAGCGCCTTGAGCGTCTCGATCCGGAAGTGGGCCTGTTCCTCGCGGGTCTTCTGGCGGTAGCGCCAGTCGCGCAGTTGGGCGAGGAACTTGTCGAACGTGAGCGCACCGGCGCGGATCGGCGTGTCCGGTGCGGGGACCGGCTGGTTGCAGAGCTGTTCGAGGAGCGTAATGAGCCGCGGGTCGCGCGCGTCCCAGGCCGTGCGCACGTCGTCCAGGGTGAGAACGGCCGCCATCGGAGAGGCTCCGGTGATCGCGATGTCGCCCACACAGTTGGAGGGGTGTGGGCGTTGTGGCTGTGTGTCAGGTGGGCCGGCTGGCCGCAACTTCCGAGATCAGACGAGGGAGCGTTTACTACTCGACCTGGGGCGCGGAAGGCTCACGGCACCGCCGGCCCCGGGTGACCTGGCCGGATTCGGGAACCGTGATCCGCACGGTTGCTCCAGACCCGAATCCGGCCAGGTCACCCGGGGCCGAAAGCGGTGCTGGAACAGCCTTCCTCGCGGGGAGTTGCAAGGCAGGCGCTCGGGTGACGCAACATCACCCTGTCGCAGAGCGACGAGCTAACCGATCTCCCTCGTCTGATCTCGTTACGCGCGGTTGAGGTGATCGCCCGCGTGGGAAGTGAGGAGGTTGTAAACCACCGGAGGGCCGTTCGCAAGCGGCGTAGCTCACATTTTATTCGCTTTCCCGAGGTCGTGTCGCGGTTTGAGCGAGCCGTTCCGGGCGCTTTGATGTGGGGCCGCAACCCCGTGGCCGCTGCGAGGTCGGGAGCGGCCTCGGATGTCACAGACGAGATGTCTGTAAACGCATCACACCGGGACCCGGACTGCTTCTTGCGGCGGGCAATCGGTGAACTGCGTGTCGGCGATGAACAGGCAGCCGGCGTTCGGGCACTTCGCGCGCATGTCGGCCGGCATCCCCTCGGTCGCGGTGGTGAGGATGAGTTTCACGCCCGTCGGGCGCTTCACCAACAGCGGACACGTCACCCGTGGCGAACCCGGCGTCAGCCACTCCTCGATCGCTTCACCGGTCGTGAGGTTGAACCGCACGGCCCGTCCCGCCTCCGCGAACTCCGGGTTGTAGAAGGCGACGATCGCCGTCCCGTCGCCGCAGCCGCGCATCCCGTCGGGGGAGCCGACCTGGTTCGCGAGGTCCACCGCCACGCCGTCGAGCGTCGCGGTCCGGGCGGCCACGTCGAGCCGGTAGCGGACGATTTTTCGGGTCGGCGTGTCGATGTCGTAGAGGATCAGCCCGAGCGCGTCCGAAACGAACACCTTGCCGTTCGAGCAGACCTGCTTGTCCGCGAGGACCGAGATGCGGTTGTCGTCCACGGTGTACAGGTACAACTGTGCGAGCCGCGCCTCGGTGTCGAACTTCGTGTCTTTTGTGCCGAATACCACGGCCTTCCCGCCGGGCACGATCTCCGCGTCGTTGATGATCGTGCGGGGGTTGTCGTCGGGGACGGTGGCGAGCGGGTCGGTCCAGGCGCCTTCCGCGAGATCGCATAGCCGCAGGGCCTTATCCACCCCGGCGAGCACCTGATCTTCGCCCTCGAGCGGGAGGACGAACCCCGGGCGGCCGGGGCAGGGCTGCCCCGTGTCGCCGCTGCCGTCCGTGCCCGG from the Frigoriglobus tundricola genome contains:
- a CDS encoding HEAT repeat domain-containing protein, encoding MASAKWDPLRDRYRALLAFLRAYARVKDQIPDDGYDDTFETLDNMLYQFPDEMYGDLSDELAAIGAAEGEAVTATGPAAPLPTGSIPAAFRNFVALVELLDQQVMALHESDGGDDEDDEDGDEPEESGEKEAAAPEAPKTLGEAGPGKSQMYRGDIKAVVGVGGSLAFVTVHPEGAPTGLYWLDVDKLSLQHHDLKCGGTAIAADGSTVYVGGTDKCVHECGKKAPKKLAGPFAGEIVAIVPIAKKRLAVLHGKQIDVVSDKDGALLQTLELPDTGTCLSADKSGSWLAAGTVKGTVAVFDGQDKDEFELSEAAKLHDGAVTVVQFEPEELRFFSAGADNKLLTTFARGSLEPEDKGRTNTHEDVLTALVFVPGDRFVTGSRDCTLKNWPRPGAVKPSTLKDVVGHVVALGVVTVYNQPHVAVACDDNSIRLIKLEADGKFPDDPVTAKVTGAADWVRNELAQKYEPKRREKALKVLAEWNDAASIEILGEQINRDPDHQLRLLAAQLLAVSFNPRVGKILERAIGHNDAKVREIAFKGLFRPLKPDLGPIDLALKTGHADVGVLAVRALEPLAKADDQALTRLVDALDATTWDVRRAALAALETVYGTKVPTASLTALSSKYGDIRVAALTLTYERRLLDETAVQSAIRRRLEDADAGVRKVAFLLSVLSKGHLATVLRASDPELHRQLNEIEAGSSTDKKEKSEKAAPTVPPDAKSQLTPDDYDTLLQATASRALDTCLRGARGLAVLGDPRAFGLLLQLSREEEVNARVDVCRALAALDDERAVNRLRSLLFDKEASVRDAAYTALVKIFDKTPLSVAESGLTAADEDVRRRGLETLIQTIKKKKPTAAGEPGWDLLVRALNDGARGVRGEAFKSALNLKIAGGGANTLRFTLQSIHPDVRREALTEVTAQEKEEWAAPLLYEFFNDADAALRKEAIEYATKKNKDIAVLETALASRYPDARKLAVEGLIKKHSKAAQQVLLRAIDDPDRDVRLLAVTALVGDDAQAPLAKALESARADIRVRAAAALARHGDATAYPVLTALAAAPEPPLKERVGDWLEVADLALRGLGELGDPRALGTVVPLLDSPHAKLRKAAAHALIWVSKAETTDALRSALRHSDPEVKVRAALGLAYLGDATVAPFLRSDAAAQIVTPTEQFTATVALGAAAGVQGTVYLDSADEKLRDRALLATLLLELKDTDGQPEKCIECVSAKGARFRLTGAQALEAFADPASFRAFVIKEVNDRGDDAPWKVAPEVVDDLANLLAFAAPQLKAKTALLLRFFDNKEQAEWNAEWGVHAARFAHDIRAAADAAKRAGVPVASKLSAEQLRELAFGGYVGLVREQGASGGGQPIARVRQTALARIFAIASKDAVYSRSAQPVLAQAMGDPNQPVRTQAFEHLHALGMDKAQLGAEALEAGYTDLGVKGLELLTDGTSAKKGEAVLERVMLSRSDDLAIEAAKLLRDRQGKVPVAKKALDAVYEPMRLQAVEWLASAYETSPDAQLALRAAVESRYRKVREKAAFELAGKKDGAAYDALTKFLGEAHDAARQFAIINALVGLGDRRAADAFLDRIENDPAGTAQAAALLAACAGFRVPATADRLFLMLDRMKNLQDPIHAALLTVSGHDQSIGDPDDERPQDRQTWMKDQHPRHDAILARLIDRAFTIGETDAIVSTLLAPARWSLGQEVNTILATLCTSPNAELRDAAVQAYGWRFRKRAAPVEPLLKAVKHKNPLTQFLAAEGLARGGRAEGMQVLLSGIEYLEDHSHRVRAVQALGELGDARSVDKLLALASEDGSPLQEAATEAIGHLKKSPQADTVFRLLEKHAKGLSGTAQRALVGLRWFDTPSGWDLVRARVTAKGYGWMLNRIRATAAEQLGYNDDPTTRTLLVKTIRTSTDYELVMAAYASARRLWGKGSLEPNYNLLQNPQAHSYTGNVNEDGGALEPVVKSGDPLRIMEIFPNCTPPVQEQLESALLTRPDLPVKEAVASLAHADEGTVRLASRILGRVPNPDASVKTAVGGALTKWWATWQERRVKPGAAAALAKAGEVVESLLFTAGRAGVPTKVLADVAKSRPDDPFARGIRLEAVRCLVLGTVAPEVLDTLEVLVVGPDADVRVLAAELLARFDARRAAKMAEKLLSDRPSFNRVVTAGAVKAADVKSAAASPHVQPVALPLFVAEKDVLTLAAVARDRKAPEAARFGAVEGLGVMAAEPAEAVLVEIGTAKDDEKELRKAAWRALRRSKRARQRGAVNTLATLPKAPKKAKPAAGATGGSVQGDEQ
- a CDS encoding BRCT domain-containing protein; this translates as MAAVLTLDDVRTAWDARDPRLITLLEQLCNQPVPAPDTPIRAGALTFDKFLAQLRDWRYRQKTREEQAHFRIETLKALEAPDAEVPLADKLKVHEVISTLWQSNDALARDYLLRIIARVPLVYGPWKAIKKIFKEAEAKNDTEIYGAISARLDMAHAGSAPGRQVSGATIAYLVRRAWRYLRRVGLHLPATYPDAACDFLVNYTDNFHSHRSWVFNHIFFHETKKYGRANFHFGYGDKQDPADLKKRAYGDLWKRSHRPLFSLLERAKSDTVRDYATSALKTDFRQILRDTDPAWVVRLVGVQSRAIDDFVVWLLQNVPKFEQSAFRTLGLHDAVLKLFDSPSAEARKYAANYARTHARDLPVRELVRLANNDNDEVRKLARDLLGEKDPRTGVGLDAWGQLLETQHGHKFAADAITKHFGAKELTPEWFQGRMLSDSEPAFEFATKLLPKVHALKDLGPAFFVSLLQKVDPEGYKTNRIVNYAATELAKHFELDALDRELLRWLALFPPTAGYVTNWVHQGKLKKAQALGMDFLKLLAFQPDWDEAPWLTEFRAKNGQWAKELSFDETRAATVLRWFQDVRKFTTTELGFDWLMRLVARSEPLYHDFASDRLIRTFLPADFAKDGVAATAATAASTARGPVDLGKASFCFTGTPANITVKDAEAQVKAANGTVAANVSPKLHYLVVGDSGSAFLGQGQKGAKYLKAEELNEKGANIRIISETMFLQMLAGEQRTVAVDAATSGCERLWRLIIAPGPADAPVGRFAREYVRRHHPNIAQKLTDKPVDPGAEVPASFLTLDRVYPLFSESRKPLREFALELASWEFARWNPGVDHLVAMADIPFMDVRRFVAKSLLAEDTPPNRPFRLDPGKLEASAVYRFCESNDEETRALGMELIRRLPKLRVPEELFRLAESPDRKVRAFVIRALWTVYRDRGLTPDWKPPLPPKPTVGAKAKKDAEKAAANRGEGVPHKPETWPAEKPTLSEFLRRILFEIPPGRPEKSRDAVEDTDPNDPEAAKPDKVVSVKPLPARRAKLDLIEVMRDLGLEEKAFGRGILPLLDEFLMSRGTSERAACLVAVTRIRHKYPELKKGGA
- a CDS encoding SMP-30/gluconolactonase/LRE family protein, with translation MRTTVASVYIECTDESDRFLPEGPRWLTVQERPALVWVNIQLSATATEGEINVHFPGTDGSGDTGQPCPGRPGFVLPLEGEDQVLAGVDKALRLCDLAEGAWTDPLATVPDDNPRTIINDAEIVPGGKAVVFGTKDTKFDTEARLAQLYLYTVDDNRISVLADKQVCSNGKVFVSDALGLILYDIDTPTRKIVRYRLDVAARTATLDGVAVDLANQVGSPDGMRGCGDGTAIVAFYNPEFAEAGRAVRFNLTTGEAIEEWLTPGSPRVTCPLLVKRPTGVKLILTTATEGMPADMRAKCPNAGCLFIADTQFTDCPPQEAVRVPV